Proteins encoded by one window of Ignavibacteriota bacterium:
- a CDS encoding septal ring lytic transglycosylase RlpA family protein, translated as MLGFLQGCAPSRELDQPDPLAESSVVVRESAEGVASYYANKFHGRKTASGERYDKRRMTAAHKTYPFGTWLRVTSLRSGASVIVRVNDRGPLRANRIVDLSRAAAEELGMIRAGLDRVRVEVLDWNARTGVERDE; from the coding sequence CTGCTCGGATTCCTGCAGGGCTGCGCGCCGTCGCGCGAACTCGACCAGCCCGATCCGCTCGCGGAATCGTCGGTGGTTGTGCGCGAATCGGCCGAGGGTGTCGCCTCGTACTACGCGAACAAGTTTCACGGGCGCAAGACGGCCAGCGGCGAGAGGTACGACAAGCGCCGCATGACCGCGGCACACAAGACGTATCCCTTCGGCACCTGGCTGCGTGTCACCTCGCTGCGCAGCGGCGCCTCGGTGATCGTGCGGGTCAACGACCGCGGACCGCTGCGCGCCAACCGCATTGTGGACCTGAGCCGCGCCGCCGCCGAGGAACTCGGCATGATCCGCGCCGGACTCGACCGCGTGCGCGTCGAGGTGCTCGACTGGAACGCCCGCACGGGCGTCGAGCGCGACGAGTAG